The Candidatus Oleimmundimicrobium sp. genome has a window encoding:
- the deoC gene encoding deoxyribose-phosphate aldolase, with protein sequence MTSEEFAKYIDHTILKPQATVDDVFSVCDEAIKYSFATVCVNSYFVPFVKKKLKGTSVGAATVVGFPLGASSTAAKCFEAASSILSGANEIDMVINMGLLKMGNIDEAYLDIAAVVEAAHSAKQEVNLKNVIVKVIIETCYLTDGEKKKAAEMVKKAGADFVKTSTGFGPGGAKVEDVALIRKVVGNRFGIKASGGIKTYKQVLSMIEAGATRIGTSSGTKLMEEFLNEGKGI encoded by the coding sequence GTGACATCTGAAGAGTTTGCGAAATATATAGATCATACTATTTTAAAGCCTCAAGCAACTGTGGACGATGTTTTTTCTGTCTGCGATGAGGCGATAAAGTATAGTTTTGCCACCGTTTGTGTAAATTCTTATTTCGTTCCTTTCGTAAAAAAGAAACTAAAAGGAACAAGCGTAGGCGCTGCTACTGTTGTTGGTTTTCCATTGGGAGCGAGCTCCACAGCCGCAAAGTGTTTTGAAGCTGCAAGCAGTATTTTAAGTGGTGCAAATGAGATAGATATGGTTATAAATATGGGGCTCTTAAAAATGGGAAATATTGATGAGGCTTATCTTGATATAGCTGCCGTTGTTGAAGCAGCGCACTCAGCTAAGCAAGAAGTTAATTTAAAAAATGTGATTGTGAAAGTGATAATTGAAACATGTTATTTAACTGATGGTGAGAAGAAAAAAGCTGCGGAAATGGTGAAAAAAGCGGGGGCCGATTTTGTTAAGACTTCCACTGGCTTTGGTCCAGGAGGGGCTAAAGTTGAAGACGTGGCTCTTATAAGGAAAGTTGTTGGCAACCGGTTTGGGATTAAAGCATCAGGTGGAATAAAAACTTATAAGCAAGTTCTATCAATGATAGAAGCAGGAGCAACTCGTATAGGTACAAGTTCAGGTACAAAGTTAATGGAAGAATTTTTAAATGAAGGCAAGGGGATTTA
- the mgtE gene encoding magnesium transporter, producing MEERNEIILKTVNRLLAENKLSKVTTILGKLYSADAAEVVTHLDERDQKKIFEVWAPDQSANTLLEMEEDDQVDIAESLSISAISEILNEMPSDDGADLIADLSKETAEKIFKVMKPEAAAEIRNLLKHDEKTAGGLMNPEVVTLKKSITTEEAIDELRKKAPEIENIYYVFVVNDENQLVGVVSLRDLIIASPKTLIKDIMNPNVIYVEAGVDQEEAAKIISKYDLLALPVVDQEQRLLGVITVDDVLDVVEDEATEDMYKLSGTIDIEESDVMRSPFPRVLQARLPWLAIAVVGEVVVVGTIAEHFKYLLATLPALAVYWACMTSVGGNCSFQASTVAVRDLAIGHINSKAIFLRIIKEMRLALVMGIITGGILFVIAFFWQKYLPLAIVVAVANVLIIILGAFTGTVAPLLFNSMGIDPAVSSNPFLALIMDAISLFIYFYIAALVLGKYSVF from the coding sequence TTGGAAGAAAGAAATGAAATTATTTTAAAAACTGTAAATAGGTTGCTTGCTGAAAATAAGTTATCCAAGGTTACAACCATTCTTGGAAAACTTTATTCAGCCGATGCCGCTGAAGTTGTTACTCATCTTGATGAGAGAGATCAAAAGAAGATATTCGAGGTTTGGGCACCGGATCAGTCTGCTAACACATTGCTTGAGATGGAGGAAGACGACCAAGTTGACATAGCTGAAAGTTTAAGTATTTCAGCTATTTCCGAAATTTTAAATGAGATGCCTTCTGATGATGGAGCCGATTTAATTGCAGACCTTTCAAAGGAAACAGCCGAGAAGATTTTTAAGGTGATGAAGCCCGAAGCGGCAGCCGAAATTAGAAATCTTTTAAAACATGATGAAAAAACGGCCGGCGGCTTAATGAATCCTGAAGTCGTTACCTTAAAAAAGAGCATAACGACCGAGGAAGCAATAGATGAGCTTAGAAAAAAGGCTCCTGAGATTGAAAACATATATTATGTTTTTGTTGTTAATGACGAAAATCAGCTTGTGGGAGTAGTCTCTTTAAGAGATTTAATAATAGCATCACCCAAGACATTAATAAAAGACATTATGAATCCCAACGTTATTTATGTTGAGGCTGGAGTTGATCAGGAAGAAGCAGCTAAAATTATCTCAAAATATGACCTTTTAGCATTACCGGTAGTTGATCAAGAACAAAGACTTTTAGGTGTTATTACCGTCGATGATGTTTTGGATGTTGTAGAAGATGAAGCTACAGAGGATATGTATAAATTATCTGGTACTATAGATATTGAAGAAAGTGATGTAATGCGGAGCCCGTTCCCGAGAGTTTTGCAAGCGAGGCTTCCCTGGTTGGCTATAGCAGTGGTGGGCGAGGTCGTTGTTGTGGGAACCATTGCGGAACATTTTAAATATTTATTGGCCACATTGCCCGCCTTAGCTGTTTATTGGGCCTGTATGACCTCAGTTGGTGGCAATTGTTCATTTCAAGCATCAACTGTAGCAGTGCGCGATTTAGCGATTGGGCATATTAACTCGAAAGCTATATTTTTGCGTATCATAAAAGAGATGAGACTCGCCTTGGTGATGGGGATAATTACGGGTGGTATACTTTTCGTAATTGCGTTTTTTTGGCAAAAATATTTACCTTTGGCAATAGTTGTTGCCGTGGCAAATGTCTTGATAATAATTTTGGGTGCTTTTACCGGCACAGTAGCTCCTTTGTTGTTTAATTCAATGGGGATAGACCCTGCAGTTTCTTCCAATCCTTTTCTGGCATTGATTATGGATGCAATTAGTTTATTTATATATTTTTACATAGCTGCTTTAGTTTTGGGAAAGTATTCAGTTTTTTAA
- the era gene encoding GTPase Era, whose product MNDNFKSGFVAIVGRPNTGKSTLVNSLMKQKVVITSDKPQTTRHKIRCILNRPDAQIIFIDTPGLHKPHDLLGERLNEKVRSALKEVDVVIFVVDASQVIGRGDAFIAKELNKLNAPVILVLNKTDKINHADLSAQEEIARDLGQFKKIISISALNGDNLNVLIDETVELLPKGPKYYPDDTITDQPEKVIIAEFVREKVLELTREEVPYSVVVKVESISKRTDKDIVDVEAYIFVEKDSQKGIIIGKGGKMLKEIGQRAREEIENLLGSQIFLSLWVKVKKKWRSREDIIREMGY is encoded by the coding sequence ATGAACGATAATTTTAAGAGCGGGTTTGTGGCCATAGTGGGAAGGCCAAATACGGGTAAATCTACTTTAGTTAACTCTCTTATGAAACAGAAAGTTGTTATAACATCTGATAAACCTCAAACTACTCGTCATAAAATTAGATGTATTTTAAATCGGCCGGATGCTCAAATTATCTTTATAGATACTCCGGGGTTACACAAACCGCATGATTTGTTGGGAGAACGTTTAAACGAAAAGGTTAGAAGTGCTTTAAAAGAAGTAGATGTTGTAATTTTTGTAGTTGATGCTTCTCAGGTTATCGGTAGGGGAGATGCGTTTATAGCCAAGGAATTAAATAAGCTTAATGCTCCGGTTATTCTGGTTTTAAATAAAACAGATAAAATTAATCATGCTGATTTAAGTGCTCAAGAAGAAATTGCGCGGGACCTTGGCCAGTTTAAGAAAATCATTTCCATTTCGGCTTTAAACGGTGACAATTTGAATGTTTTGATAGATGAAACTGTTGAATTATTGCCAAAGGGACCAAAGTATTATCCTGACGATACTATTACGGACCAGCCCGAAAAGGTTATCATTGCTGAATTTGTTAGAGAGAAGGTTTTGGAGCTAACAAGAGAAGAAGTGCCGTATAGTGTTGTGGTAAAAGTTGAAAGTATTTCTAAAAGAACGGATAAAGATATAGTTGATGTAGAAGCTTATATTTTTGTAGAAAAGGATTCTCAAAAAGGAATAATTATTGGCAAGGGCGGCAAGATGCTTAAGGAGATTGGACAAAGAGCTCGAGAAGAGATAGAAAACCTCTTGGGTAGTCAAATTTTTTTAAGTCTTTGGGTTAAGGTTAAAAAAAAGTGGCGGAGCAGAGAAGATATAATTCGCGAGATGGGCTACTAA
- a CDS encoding GNAT family N-acetyltransferase produces the protein MEVKVVKKVDFNLIKKLVFLEKEAFGQGGLDEWTLPVFIRYGKVYILEEDGKIEGLAEFIRDWNEIKRVFLVSFSICQDKRGKGLGKFFLTKIIELLREEGLKEVKTTVSPVNEAALNLYEKLGFVRTDYLKNEYGPGNNRLLMKLSFGED, from the coding sequence TTGGAAGTAAAAGTTGTTAAAAAAGTTGACTTTAACTTAATTAAGAAACTTGTTTTTTTAGAAAAAGAAGCTTTTGGACAAGGAGGATTGGATGAATGGACCCTCCCTGTTTTTATCAGATATGGCAAGGTTTATATCTTGGAAGAAGATGGGAAAATTGAAGGTTTAGCGGAATTTATCAGAGACTGGAATGAGATAAAACGAGTTTTTTTAGTAAGTTTTTCTATATGCCAAGATAAAAGAGGGAAAGGCTTGGGCAAATTTTTTTTAACGAAAATTATTGAACTTTTAAGAGAAGAAGGGTTAAAAGAGGTAAAGACAACGGTTTCCCCTGTCAACGAAGCGGCTTTAAATCTATATGAAAAGTTGGGTTTTGTAAGAACGGATTATTTGAAAAATGAATATGGGCCGGGAAATAATAGATTGCTCATGAAGTTAAGTTTTGGGGAGGATTAA
- the cdd gene encoding cytidine deaminase, with protein sequence MKINDLIDLAFKAKENAYAPYSNFKVGAVLIVKDGRKFIGCNVENASYGLSMCAERVALFKAVSEKCRDFESLILVSDSEEFCFPCGACRQALWEFGCDLEIIVVNKKKEIKKAKIRDLLPEAFSSHKEGNPVFGSKSC encoded by the coding sequence GTGAAGATAAATGATTTGATTGATTTGGCTTTTAAAGCGAAAGAGAATGCATATGCTCCATACTCTAATTTTAAGGTTGGAGCTGTTTTGATAGTTAAAGATGGTCGAAAATTTATCGGATGTAATGTGGAAAATGCCTCTTACGGGTTGTCTATGTGCGCGGAAAGGGTTGCTTTATTTAAAGCAGTTTCAGAAAAGTGCCGGGACTTTGAATCCTTAATTTTAGTTTCTGATTCCGAAGAATTTTGTTTTCCATGTGGGGCATGTAGGCAAGCTCTATGGGAGTTTGGTTGCGACCTAGAGATTATAGTGGTGAACAAGAAGAAAGAGATTAAAAAGGCAAAAATAAGAGACCTTTTGCCTGAAGCTTTTTCTTCACATAAGGAGGGTAATCCCGTTTTTGGAAGTAAAAGTTGTTAA
- a CDS encoding hemolysin family protein — translation MELNILSQLVGFLILLFLSAFSSMAETALISVNKIRVRSLAKKGDNRAIVLERLLDKPDRFLAAILFLNNVVNIGAASLATMFVSRYVSHYAVAISTGIVTFLVLLYGEITPKTFATQNAEKISLFVAKPVLILSVTLYPIVHFLTVLANLLIKLIGGKPLKKGTFITEEEIKTLVTVGEEAGVIEEEEKEMIHSIFEFGDTMAKEIMVPRIDIVAIESTALIKELLDLIIEKGHSRIPVYEKTVDNVVGIIYAKDLLARPKSDRLSAPLKDLMHPAYYVPETMKLDDLLRELRNRKTHMAIVVDEYGGTAGIVTIEDILEEIVGEIFDEYDLEMVMVERIDDNNIRVDARVSLDEINEILGINLPDMECETIGGFVYDLIGKIPTSGEKVDFKIDSKYNLTFTVERVIKRRISKILITKSEFEKEEDDIDCEDK, via the coding sequence TTGGAATTAAATATTTTATCTCAATTAGTTGGGTTTTTAATATTGCTTTTTTTGTCTGCGTTTTCTTCTATGGCTGAAACAGCTCTTATCTCAGTAAATAAGATAAGAGTAAGGTCTCTTGCCAAAAAAGGAGACAATAGAGCAATTGTGCTCGAAAGGTTATTAGATAAACCGGATAGATTTTTAGCAGCCATACTTTTTCTCAACAATGTTGTAAATATTGGAGCGGCTTCATTGGCTACAATGTTTGTGTCCAGATATGTTTCCCATTATGCTGTTGCTATTTCAACTGGTATCGTTACTTTTTTGGTCCTTCTTTACGGAGAGATAACGCCAAAGACTTTTGCCACCCAGAATGCTGAAAAAATTTCATTGTTTGTAGCAAAACCAGTGTTAATTTTATCTGTCACCCTATATCCCATCGTCCATTTTTTGACAGTTCTTGCCAATCTTTTGATTAAACTTATTGGAGGTAAACCTTTAAAAAAAGGAACTTTTATTACTGAAGAGGAGATAAAAACCTTGGTTACGGTTGGCGAGGAAGCGGGTGTGATTGAAGAAGAAGAAAAAGAAATGATTCACAGTATTTTTGAATTTGGGGACACCATGGCAAAAGAGATTATGGTTCCAAGAATAGATATAGTAGCTATAGAAAGTACCGCTTTGATTAAAGAGTTGCTGGATTTAATAATTGAGAAAGGACATTCCAGAATTCCTGTATATGAAAAAACTGTCGATAATGTAGTGGGAATTATTTATGCGAAGGATTTACTCGCGCGGCCTAAGAGCGACAGGCTTTCTGCTCCTCTAAAAGATTTAATGCACCCGGCTTACTATGTTCCTGAAACAATGAAACTGGATGATTTATTAAGAGAACTAAGAAACAGGAAGACTCACATGGCCATAGTCGTTGATGAATACGGAGGGACTGCTGGCATTGTTACCATAGAAGACATTTTGGAGGAGATAGTTGGCGAAATATTTGATGAGTATGATTTAGAAATGGTAATGGTTGAGCGGATAGATGATAATAATATACGAGTTGATGCGCGGGTGAGCTTGGATGAAATTAATGAAATTTTAGGAATAAATTTGCCCGATATGGAGTGCGAAACAATTGGAGGGTTTGTTTATGATTTAATTGGCAAAATTCCCACTTCTGGAGAGAAGGTCGATTTCAAAATTGATTCGAAATATAATTTAACTTTTACAGTAGAAAGAGTTATTAAAAGGCGTATCTCGAAGATTTTAATTACTAAGAGTGAATTTGAAAAAGAAGAGGATGATATAGATTGTGAAGATAAATGA
- a CDS encoding diacylglycerol kinase: MKDRSLIKSFNNAIEGIIYVLRTQQNIRIHFLAAIIVLMSSLVLGVSRIEFMLILFAISLVVSAELLNTAIEYSIDITITSFDPLAKIAKDVAAAAVLLASINALLVGYFVFFPLLSQITSSFFQKIKEAPIHLTITALLLVGILVIALKAWAGHRNFLEGGWPSGHSALAFSAAAAIAFIGNNIILTTLAFFMALIIAHSRIQSGVHSWPQVLVGSIFGFLVTTLLFQLFYF; the protein is encoded by the coding sequence ATGAAAGATCGCTCTTTGATAAAAAGTTTCAATAACGCTATTGAAGGCATCATATATGTTTTAAGGACTCAGCAAAACATAAGAATACATTTTTTAGCTGCAATAATTGTTTTGATGTCTAGCCTTGTTTTGGGAGTTAGCCGTATCGAGTTTATGTTGATTCTTTTTGCTATATCATTGGTGGTCTCCGCCGAACTATTAAATACTGCGATAGAGTATAGTATTGATATTACAATTACTTCTTTTGATCCTTTAGCGAAAATTGCTAAAGATGTTGCTGCTGCGGCAGTTTTGCTTGCAAGCATAAACGCTTTGCTGGTTGGATATTTTGTATTTTTTCCGCTTTTAAGTCAAATTACATCGTCTTTTTTTCAAAAGATAAAAGAAGCGCCAATTCATTTGACCATCACGGCTCTACTTTTAGTTGGGATTTTAGTAATTGCGCTTAAAGCTTGGGCAGGTCATAGAAATTTTCTTGAGGGGGGATGGCCTAGTGGGCACAGCGCTCTTGCATTTAGTGCGGCTGCGGCAATTGCTTTTATCGGCAACAATATTATTTTGACAACTTTGGCGTTCTTTATGGCGCTCATTATAGCTCATAGCCGGATTCAATCTGGTGTACATTCTTGGCCCCAAGTTTTGGTTGGATCTATTTTTGGATTCTTAGTCACAACACTGTTATTTCAATTATTTTATTTTTAA
- the ybeY gene encoding rRNA maturation RNase YbeY yields MEILINNRQDRVEIDLAPLKKLAEFTLVSEEIDSSAELSIVFMDEEEIERLNLQYRGVEEPTDVLSFPLYEKMPPGKTERPLILGDVIICPTVAQRNVLEDSHSLEEELNLLLVHGILHLLGYDHVDYKDKKLMKAREKEILSKFAQNRFGAK; encoded by the coding sequence ATGGAAATTCTAATAAATAATAGGCAAGATAGGGTAGAAATAGATTTAGCACCTTTAAAAAAATTAGCTGAATTTACTTTGGTTTCCGAGGAGATTGATTCATCAGCTGAATTGAGTATAGTTTTTATGGATGAGGAAGAAATAGAGAGACTTAATCTTCAATATAGAGGGGTTGAAGAGCCCACAGACGTGCTCTCTTTTCCTTTATATGAAAAAATGCCACCGGGCAAAACAGAACGGCCCCTAATACTCGGTGATGTTATAATTTGCCCCACCGTTGCGCAGCGGAATGTCTTGGAGGACAGCCATTCTTTAGAAGAAGAATTAAATTTGTTGCTTGTTCATGGGATATTGCATTTACTTGGATATGACCATGTTGATTATAAGGATAAAAAACTTATGAAAGCACGAGAAAAAGAAATTTTAAGTAAATTTGCACAAAATAGGTTTGGTGCTAAATGA
- a CDS encoding HDIG domain-containing metalloprotein, translating into MVVHVLNEAKEAFLKNKFLKNKNLQRIVLGFAVFIILTGILAFDFIPETIDIEAGKPSPETVKASRTVEFIDAEKTKEQKEAVEASVEEVYKRDVTAVTRVQENITNIFKQVKNVKAELLSKDDDKVKPTNEKELLEASLAALKEKAGYAISEKTLTTCLTISDDEIKNLEEKTISIVTQVMSRNIMEEDLVDKKMELDRMAATLTLSPAQIEAATEIGGAFIEPNYYYDVEQTQKLRNEAVAKVEPYTIKKVAGEIIVREGEIVTDEQIKILAELGLLKKGIEVNKIIGTILLILGMIFIFAVYIYKFHKEIYDNVSYLFLLGILLVSVTLIAKIITPFFPSYLIPVAAIVMLTTILLNPRIGIIMLILSSIITGQILGNNLQYLTVSILGGLFAIYLVSDVVHRGDLARAGIWLGSVLAGLCFVVSLISNINVFGAFKNIGWGLAGGISSAILAIGALPFLESGFHITTDIKLLELANSTQPLLRKLMIDAPGTYNHSVMVGNLAEAAAEEIGANPLLARVGSYYHDIGKLKRPFFFVENQICSENPHDKTNPNLSFLIINAHVKDGVEMAKKHRLPKEIIEIIEQHHGTSLITYFYHRAKKEESKHEVSEVEFRYSGEKPATKESAIIMIADSVEAAARTISKLSPARLEQLTRKIIQDKLNDGQLDKSNLTLNELNKVAESFTQTLSSIYHSRIEYPDLKVVSSSKGMLNYGNSNK; encoded by the coding sequence GTGGTAGTACATGTTCTAAACGAGGCAAAAGAAGCATTTTTAAAAAATAAGTTTTTAAAAAATAAAAATCTTCAGAGAATTGTTTTGGGATTCGCAGTTTTTATTATATTAACGGGCATTCTTGCTTTTGATTTTATTCCTGAAACGATTGATATCGAAGCAGGGAAACCAAGTCCAGAGACTGTAAAGGCCTCTAGAACAGTAGAGTTTATTGATGCTGAAAAAACAAAAGAACAGAAAGAAGCAGTTGAGGCAAGCGTTGAAGAAGTATATAAGAGGGACGTTACTGCCGTAACTCGAGTTCAAGAAAATATTACAAACATTTTTAAGCAAGTTAAAAATGTTAAAGCCGAGCTTTTATCCAAAGATGATGACAAAGTTAAACCCACTAACGAAAAAGAACTTTTAGAAGCAAGTTTAGCTGCTCTTAAAGAAAAAGCCGGTTACGCAATTTCTGAAAAAACCCTCACGACTTGTCTTACAATATCGGACGATGAAATCAAAAATTTAGAGGAAAAAACCATTAGCATTGTTACTCAAGTTATGAGCAGAAATATTATGGAAGAGGATTTAGTTGATAAAAAAATGGAATTGGACCGAATGGCTGCCACTCTAACTTTATCGCCCGCGCAAATAGAAGCGGCGACTGAAATTGGGGGAGCATTTATTGAACCTAATTATTATTATGATGTTGAGCAAACACAAAAATTAAGAAATGAAGCCGTAGCTAAGGTTGAACCATATACCATTAAAAAAGTTGCAGGTGAAATAATAGTAAGAGAAGGGGAGATTGTCACAGATGAACAAATTAAGATTTTAGCGGAGCTTGGATTGCTCAAAAAAGGGATAGAGGTCAATAAGATTATCGGCACGATTTTATTGATATTAGGCATGATATTTATTTTTGCAGTTTATATTTATAAATTCCATAAAGAAATTTATGATAATGTTTCTTACTTGTTTTTACTGGGAATTCTTTTAGTATCTGTTACTTTAATTGCTAAAATTATAACTCCATTTTTCCCTAGTTATCTTATTCCGGTAGCTGCTATCGTAATGCTTACCACCATTCTTCTTAACCCACGAATTGGAATTATTATGTTGATATTGTCAAGCATAATAACCGGTCAAATTTTGGGGAACAATCTACAGTATTTAACTGTTTCCATTTTAGGTGGGTTGTTCGCAATTTATTTAGTCTCAGACGTTGTTCATAGAGGGGATCTTGCTAGAGCGGGAATTTGGTTGGGATCAGTTCTTGCTGGTCTTTGTTTCGTTGTAAGTTTAATTTCAAATATTAATGTTTTTGGTGCTTTCAAAAACATAGGATGGGGTTTAGCTGGTGGAATATCTTCAGCTATACTAGCTATCGGTGCCTTGCCGTTTTTAGAATCGGGATTTCACATAACTACAGATATTAAGTTGCTGGAGTTAGCAAATTCAACACAACCATTGTTACGTAAGCTTATGATAGATGCGCCTGGAACATATAACCATAGTGTTATGGTGGGCAATTTAGCTGAGGCCGCAGCAGAAGAAATAGGAGCAAATCCACTTCTTGCTCGTGTTGGCAGCTATTATCATGATATTGGTAAATTAAAACGACCTTTTTTCTTTGTTGAAAACCAGATATGTAGCGAAAATCCTCACGATAAAACTAACCCTAACTTGAGCTTTTTAATCATTAACGCTCACGTAAAAGATGGGGTTGAGATGGCCAAGAAACATAGGCTTCCTAAGGAAATTATAGAAATTATTGAGCAGCATCATGGCACTAGTTTGATAACTTATTTTTACCATAGGGCTAAAAAAGAAGAGAGTAAACACGAGGTATCGGAAGTTGAATTTCGTTATTCAGGTGAAAAACCAGCAACTAAAGAATCAGCAATTATTATGATTGCTGATTCTGTTGAGGCAGCTGCCAGAACAATCTCCAAATTATCACCAGCTAGATTAGAACAACTTACCAGGAAAATTATTCAAGACAAACTAAATGATGGTCAGCTTGATAAGAGCAACTTAACACTTAACGAGCTTAACAAAGTTGCTGAATCATTTACTCAAACACTTTCCAGCATCTATCATTCTAGAATTGAATATCCTGATTTAAAAGTTGTTTCTTCTTCGAAAGGCATGCTTAATTATGGAAATTCTAATAAATAA
- a CDS encoding PhoH family protein: MKTKRIKILVSENQPMVALLGHNDKFLNLIESKFNGEILVRGNEISITGKEDEVNVAAGIFKELLSILEADSHLDKQVVEQTIGLVFNEAKISPKDIFTDKILVHRGRIIRPKTAGQKNYIDAIRKNTITFAIGPAGTGKTYLAMAMAIKALKDQSVSRIILTRPAVEAGEKLGYLPGTLFEKVDPYLRPLFDALYDMMDTEQFQKMMEQGIIEVAPLAYMRGRTLNDSFILLDEAQNTSPEQMKMFLTRLGFGSKIVVTGDVTQVDLPRDVHSGLVIIEKILKELDNIAFIHLTADDVVRHKLVQKIVEVYREFKEKKT; encoded by the coding sequence TTGAAAACTAAACGGATAAAGATTTTAGTTTCAGAGAATCAACCGATGGTTGCTCTTTTAGGACACAATGATAAATTTCTTAACTTAATTGAATCGAAATTTAATGGTGAAATTTTAGTAAGAGGTAATGAGATTTCGATTACTGGAAAAGAAGATGAAGTAAATGTGGCAGCTGGGATTTTTAAAGAGTTATTGAGTATATTGGAAGCTGACAGTCACCTTGATAAACAAGTTGTAGAACAAACAATAGGGTTAGTTTTTAATGAAGCAAAAATTTCCCCAAAAGATATTTTTACCGATAAAATACTTGTTCATCGAGGCAGGATTATCAGGCCCAAAACAGCTGGCCAAAAAAACTATATTGATGCTATTAGAAAGAATACCATAACTTTTGCAATTGGCCCCGCGGGAACAGGTAAAACTTATTTAGCTATGGCAATGGCCATAAAGGCCTTAAAAGATCAATCGGTTTCTCGAATCATCCTAACTCGGCCAGCCGTTGAAGCGGGAGAGAAGTTGGGGTATTTGCCCGGAACATTGTTTGAAAAGGTTGACCCTTATCTGCGACCTCTTTTTGATGCTTTGTATGATATGATGGATACCGAACAATTTCAAAAAATGATGGAGCAGGGGATCATAGAAGTTGCACCTCTTGCGTATATGCGAGGGAGAACGCTTAACGATTCATTCATACTTTTAGATGAAGCTCAAAATACTTCTCCCGAACAGATGAAGATGTTTTTAACACGGTTAGGTTTTGGTTCAAAGATTGTTGTAACGGGAGATGTAACTCAGGTTGATTTACCACGAGATGTTCACTCTGGACTAGTTATTATCGAAAAAATATTAAAAGAACTTGATAATATTGCGTTTATTCATTTAACAGCCGATGATGTTGTTAGACATAAGTTGGTTCAAAAAATAGTTGAGGTTTATAGGGAATTTAAGGAAAAGAAAACTTAA
- a CDS encoding GatB/YqeY domain-containing protein, with translation MSLKKDIELHMREALKAASKDEDEKVRLSTLRLLMAEIKNMEIEKKKELSDDEVIEAVLRHTKKRKEAIEIYQKVGRTDAAKKEQKELNILQSYLPAQLTKDEVEGIIAEAIKSTGAHEPRDMGKVMKEVMPRLKGRADAKMVNELVRGLLAAES, from the coding sequence ATGAGTCTTAAAAAAGATATTGAGTTGCATATGAGAGAGGCATTGAAGGCGGCTTCAAAAGATGAGGATGAAAAAGTTCGGTTATCAACTTTGAGGTTGTTGATGGCTGAAATAAAAAACATGGAAATTGAAAAGAAAAAAGAGCTTTCAGATGACGAGGTAATTGAGGCGGTCTTAAGACATACGAAGAAACGCAAAGAGGCCATAGAAATCTACCAAAAGGTTGGTAGAACTGATGCTGCTAAAAAAGAACAGAAAGAGTTAAACATTCTTCAATCATATCTACCCGCCCAACTCACTAAAGATGAAGTGGAGGGTATAATAGCTGAAGCAATTAAAAGCACAGGAGCACATGAACCCAGAGATATGGGTAAGGTGATGAAAGAAGTAATGCCTCGCTTAAAGGGTCGGGCAGATGCAAAAATGGTTAATGAATTAGTGAGGGGATTGCTTGCGGCAGAATCTTAA
- a CDS encoding histidine triad nucleotide-binding protein: protein MAECIFCKIVQGQIPSEIVYEDDKVIAFRDINPQAKIHIIIVPKKHINPMNEINENQAEIMANIFLAAKEIAKRQKIGQSGFRMIVNVGPDSGQEIEHLHFHLLGGEKLGKLVT, encoded by the coding sequence ATGGCTGAATGCATTTTTTGCAAAATTGTACAGGGTCAAATTCCAAGTGAAATTGTTTATGAAGATGATAAGGTGATAGCTTTTCGAGACATAAACCCGCAAGCTAAAATTCATATTATTATTGTGCCCAAAAAACATATTAATCCGATGAACGAAATCAATGAAAATCAAGCTGAAATAATGGCCAATATTTTTTTGGCAGCAAAAGAAATTGCTAAACGGCAAAAGATTGGGCAAAGTGGTTTCAGAATGATAGTAAATGTGGGGCCCGATTCAGGTCAGGAAATTGAACATCTGCATTTCCATTTGCTCGGTGGAGAAAAATTGGGAAAATTAGTTACATAG